The nucleotide window AGTCCAAGCTGAACTACAGTGACCATGATGTTATCAAATGGGTGCGCTACATTGGCCGAAGTGGCATCTACGAGACTCGCTGCTAATGTTAGCAAGCGGTATACCAAACaatctccctctgttcctctgtcctccactcaatGTTGGGGAtgaataaaaatgtttttataacGCACAGATGTGAAACGTTGTTTTTTTAAAACTAAGTGGTCCTGTCAGTTTGTGGTCATACACACATAATACAGAAAGACCTGCACACTGTCTATGCTCCCATTTCACTGCTTTAATGACAGCGTATTGCTCTGAAACAGATCTTCGCCAGGTCCGTGTTAAGGTCCAGTCTGCAGTTATAGGGTCAAGGTCTTTGAAGTGACCTGTTGTTTTTCGGGTCCATCTTCTTTTAGCTAACTAGTTCCTTTCTCTCCTTTGAACTGCTCTGTCTGATCGCATGTGAGCTTATTGAGAATTCACTGTTTCGGTGAGTGGGACTCATCCTGACCACAAGTGGCTTAGCTCTGACCTGCCCTTGTGGTAAGGTCACCTTGCCTTAACTGGCTCCTTGTTTGTCAAATCCGATCATGTAACGAGCACCACCTCTCATCTTTGTTTTCACTTGACTACTTGGGATTTGTACACGCACTTTCTCTGTTGGGTTGCAATGTACATGAACACGTGCTAGTGAAGGATTGGTTGTGTTCCAGGCCGACTGCATTGTTGTCGTTGCATTGCATCAACCAAAGGTTATGCCATGTCATGCGCAGTCGGATCAGATTGCTATATGTGGTTACCGGAGGTGATAAACACCTATCTAGGCATGTGAAATCAAGCCATGAGGGGATCTGATTAAGCTGGCACCGGGTGCCCCGTTCAAAGCGACGTATGTCAAGCACTTTGAGTAATGACTTATGAGAAAccttgatatacagtggggcaaaagtatttagtcagccaccaattgtgcaagttctcccacttaaagatgaggcctgtaattttcatcataggtacacttcaactatgacagacaatgaaaatcatattgtaggatttaatgaatttatttgcaaattgatggaaaataagtatttggtcaagtttctcaaatttgatttgatatacaagtatagccctttgtacatcagctgatatctcaaagtgctgtacagaaacccagcctaaaaccccaaacagcaagcaatgcaggtgtagaagcacggtggctaggaaactccctagaaaggcaaaatCCTAGGAAcaaacctagaaaggaaccaggctgtggggtggccagtcctcttctggctgtgccaggtggagataacagaacatggccaagatggtcatataaggcagaacagtttaaactggagcagcagcacagtcacgtggactggggacagcaaggagtcatgtcaggtagtcctggggcatggtcctagggctcaggtcagttgaaactaactatataccctttgttggcaatgacagaggtcaaacgttttctgtatgtcttaaggttttcacacaccgctggtattttggcccattcctccatgcagatctcctctagagcagtgacgttttggggctgttgctgggcaacactgactactttcaactccctccaaagattttctatggggttgagatctggagactggctaggccactccaggaccttgaaatgcttcttatgaagccactccttcgttgcccagctctttgcaggtcattcactaggtccccccgtgtggttctgggatttttactcacagttcttgtgatcattttgaccccacggggtgagattttgcgtggagccccagatcgagggagattatcagtggtcttgtatgtcttccatttcctaataattgctcccacagttgatttcttcaaaccaagctgcttatctattgcagattcagtcttcccagcctggtgtaggtctacaattttgtttctggtgtcgtttgacagctctttggtcttggccatagtggagtttggagtgtgactgtttgaggttgtggacaggtgtcttttatactgataagttcaaacaggtgccattaacaagtggaggacagaggagcatcttaaagaagttacaggtctgtgagagccagaaatcttgcttgtaggtgaccaaatacttattttccaccataatttgcaaataaattcattaaaaatcctacaatgtgattttctggatttttttccctcgtgtctgtcatagttgaagtgtacctatgataaattacaggcctctttaagtgggagaacttgcacaattggtggctgactaaatacttttttgacccACCAAGTGCTGCATCTGCCTTCCCTAGGAAATGTTTGTATACATTATGGAAAAGGCACCATGCCGCCTTGTTAACAACCTGGCGACGGCGATTACTGTTCGATTTGAGAAGAAACAGAATTTAAGATTAATATCATCCATGGATTTGACAAATTCCACAAGGTTATGGTtgaaagttttttatttttttattccatTGACATGTTCCCTGGGATCTCATGCCTGCACATTCAGGAGCTAAACAAACTCAACCCAAACAATCAAATGTTTAAAACAATGTACTTAAAGCCAGGTACATTTTGTATCTGACAGATGTTAAAGGTTAGTACTGGCTTCAGAAAACTCTTGCTAccaagagagatatatatatagacatgccCTAATGAGAAGCAGTATTTTAATGGATTATATAATCCCTTATACTGTATAGACAATCCAACATGGTTACAATAATATGCTTAAAATAATTATATAGGAAATAAAACTACCTGCTTTGCTGCCACAAAGACTAGCAAGGGTTGGGTCAACAGCCAAAATCAAGGGATCCCAACTACAGGAGGGAGATATGTAACGGATAAAATTGTATTACGTATGTAGTCATTTTTAAAACGAGGTCTCGTTATTGCACACAAGTGTTTGGGTTCAGCTAGAACCTCCTGAAAACAAGTTATCTTGAGCCCTACTGAACAAGATCCAGTTCTTTAGTTAAATGCTGGACACTATGCTTTGAAAACCTCTGTCCAACGACTGACCTCGAGTGAGACCaactattagtattattataatGTGCAAAAAGGTCAAGCTGAGTCCATGGATGGAGGACATTGAAATGCCTACACATACCTGCAGTTTACACACTCACAGAAGCAAACAAACACTCAGAGGGGGAATCCTCAAGGGACTGATGGTTACTATATTCAGATAATCTGTGGAGGAATGCAACAGTGCACCGAAGACAACACTGAATATCCCACTAAACTCATGGGTAACTAAAAATCTACCCACTAAGGTTATAACATCCTGAGTAGGAAGCGTGCATCAAAATAATATCTATAAAATGTTCCTATCGGTGAGAAATGCAACATCGGCTGTCAAAAAATAATTCTGCATTAACCCCCCTCTGACTGATGTGGTACAGTACAAATTAAATGGACACCAGCAATTTAAAAGGAGTGAAAAAATGAAGTGAGGGACAACGCTATACTGATGATTGGTTGGAGGGGCTTGAACGCTGATACTGTCGGTGGACCGAAGAGCAGGATTAACAAACGTGAGAAATGGGAGCCCTAACCTTCGTAGGACTCGTCATCATCCTCACTGACGGTATATCCCCGTGCAGCACTGTGGTGGGGTGAGGCCAAGGCCTTGTTTAAGAAGGGCATGCGGAAGACGGGGGAGGGAGAGCGCTCACGGGTGGGACTGCTGCTGGGACTCTGTCTTGGGCTGATGGCCTGCAGCATCCGGCCCCTGCCCTCCTTCAACATGTGCTtctacagagaaagagaaggtggcATGTCAGTCAACATTACAAGTTCATTGGTTGTTCTTAGGCTATAGAACAAATTAGGCCGTGCACACTGATCTATAGCACGATACAAAATCTTCCATGGAAAACCACACTCATCACTATATTATTGCCCAGAGCAGGAAATTAGGATTGCCACAAAATACACCAGTCTACTttacaccacacagagagagaacagaagctCTCTCACCAGTGCTCCCTCGGGGCCGAACATCTGCAGGAAGTTGCCGATAAACTCCCGGgacttctcctcccacctctggATGAGGTCGATGCTCTTGTTCTCCACCTTCTGCACAAACTCTTTACTCTTCTCCTCCACGTCACGCACCTTCCTCTTCACCTTGTCCACACGCTCCTGCAGGTGGTACTTCTTCTCCTGAAAAACAGGGGCACAGTGTCAAATCCAGACCTTGGCGAGCAAGGCTGCACTAGACTAGTAAAAATGTCTTAGCAGCTTTCATTCAACTACTTACATTAATTCTGCTTCTACTGTCCTCTGACAAATAGACCGATGTCTACCTCAACTTGAGTCATAACTAGCAATAGTTATCACATGATCACAACTAATAAGAATGATAGCAACATGAAGTGTTAACGCACATTTATGAAGCTGACGTTGAGCTCTTTTGCAGTGTAGCCGCGTTGCAGGTTGCGTCTCACGTACACGTCGTAGTCGCGGACGATGCGTGTGATGATGTCCGAGGTGGAGATGCCCTCCGTCCGCTGGGTGGGCGCAAACATGCCTGTAGGCACAAGGGGTCAAAAGGGTCATCGTGACAGACACAGGGTACCAGGACGTTCATGTTTGTCATTCCTGCTGGTTGTTATGGTACCCACCCGCCTCCTTGATGTGCTTGTAAACGTCATCCTGGCCTGCTGATGTATATGGGATGTCGTCATGGGCAACAAAGTCGATCTGGTGGGTTATCGGGATGAATGAGAGACggatgacatcacacacacaaatatacacagaaAAAATATAAACCACAGTTaacatgttggtcccatgtttcatgagctaaaataaaaagATCTccaaaatgttccatacgcacaaaaagcttctcaaattttgtgcacaaatgtttacattcctgttagtgagcctttgccaagataatccatccaccctgactggtgtggcatatgaagaagctgattaaacatgatcattacacaggtgcatcttgtgctgggggaAAAAGTCCACTAAAATgtgcatcacaataccacatacgTCTccagttgagggagcgtgcatcTGGCATGCTAACCGCAGGAACACCAGAGCTGTGGCCAGAGTTGAATGTTAGTTTCTCTACCATAACCCACCTCCAaaagttgttttagagaatttgtcagtatgtccaaccggcctcaactgCAGACCGACCACGtgcaaccacaccagcccaggacctccacatccagcttcttcacctgcaggatagTCTCAGAAgaagccacccggacagctgatgggtttgcacaaccaaataatttctgtacaaactgtcagaaaccgtctcagagaagctcatctgcgtgctcgttgtactcaccagggtcttgacctgactgcagtttggtgtcaaagccgacttcagtgggcacatgctcaccttcaatggccactggcacattggagaagtgtgctcttcacggatgaatcccggtttcaattgTACCTGGCAGACAGTATGTATGGTGTCGCGTGGGCGAGTTGTTTGTCCAtcgtggtggtggggttatggtatgtgcaGGTATAAGCtgcggacaacgaacacaattgcattttatcgatggcaattttaatgcacagagatactgtgacaaaTTCCTGAGGGGCagtgtcgtgccattcatctgccgccatcacctcatttttcagcatgataatgcatggccccatgtcctAAGGAGCTGTacgcaattcctggaagctgaaaatgtcccggTTCATCCTctgcctgcatactcaccagacatgtaacccattgagcctgtttgggatgctctgggtcaacgtgtacgacagcatgttccagttaccaccaatatccagcaacttcgcacagccagaggaggagtgagacaacattccacaggccacaatcagcagcctgatcaactctatgtgaaggagatgctgcatgaggcaaatggtggtcacaccagatactgactggttctctgatccacgcccctaccgtTTATGTATCTGTGACAAACAGATACATaatctgtatttccagtcatgtgaaatccatagattagggcctaatgaatttatttcatttgaatttatgaactgtaactcagtaaaatcattgaaattgttgcataatatatttttggtcagtgtaCATACTCTCAGACCAATCAGCATGTCAATGCTTTCcattctcccctccatccctctaactTTTTTTCCCTCTCTCGTGCTCACTCACTCGGTGCTTGGCGAGGAATTCGGGCGTTAGCGTCCAGGGCGCGTTCCTGACGACTTCGTCCACGTAGCGGCAGTGGCTGACTGCATCGTAGCGCTCATCCTCGTTCATCACTGTGAACCCCTTGAACTTGTGCGTCAGGTCGTCACTACACACTGAGACGGGTTGAAGAGAAGCACAGAGGTTCAGGGAAATCAAATACACAATTAGTCCTAGTACTTAATTAAGCACCATCTATGTAAAGTTAATTATCTGAAAAAGAAATTATGCTGAAGAACCaaatggacagacagtgacatgtTAAAAGGAAAGGTTGACACGCACACAGCCAGAGTGAGACACTCACCGCCCACAATGAGGTACGTGTTGGGGAAGAGGCCCTTGGCCTGCATGAGTGCCCGGGCGTGGCCTGAGTGGAACACATCAAAGATGCCATCTGCATAGACCCGCACTGGCCTATGAACTgtgggagaaaggagggatgtgCTGGTGATGACAGTCAATCACAAGTCACTTCATTAGCGCAACATTCTatacccctcaaactcaacttgagtctggaccttgaagccagttccactacatttttttcattgttcccttctaatcagggactgatttagacctgggagaCCAGGTGTATGCAATTAATTATCCAGCAGAACAGACAGTGGAGGAAAAAGtagcttaatagaaaatgactcaagtagaggtgaaagtcacccagtgtaatcctacttgagtaaaagtcaaagtatttgattttaaatatacttgtatcaaaattaaatgtaattaagtattaaaagtaaaagtacacTTTTTCTAATTCCTTAcataagcaaaccagatggcaccattttctttcttttttcaaatgtatttacgGATAGCCTGAAGCACGCTCCAAAACTCAACACGTGATTTACAAacgagtccgccagatcagaggaagtagggatgactagggatgttctcttgataagtgtgttaaTTTGAATAttttcctgctaagcattcaaaatataacaagtacttttgggtgtcagggaaaatgtatggagtaaaaagtacatcattttctttaggaatgtagtgaagtaaaagtagtcaaaaataaatagtaaagtacagattccCCCAAAATTAAAAGTACTACTTgaatactttacaccactgggaaCAGAAAAGCAGCAGGCTCCCGACCCCGtggggtaagagttgaatactcctgtaagagttgaatacccctacATTTTCGGAACGGTACATTTGGGGTGAGAGGTTGTTTTTGAGTGAGTATAAGACCGTGAGTGTGCGCACGACTCACATGGAGTTCCCCTCTTGGCCTCCTCCATGCTGACTCGCAGGTATGGAGTGTCCTCAGCCGACTCCAGCTCATCAGCAAAGGAGGCGGGATCTTTTAAACCCTAGTATAGGAACACACATTACTACAATGAGGTTTTCCTTCATACGAATCATTTGACTCACTTGCCTCTCTTACCCAACACATAGCAACTCCCCATAAACAAAgtctgtgcgcacacacacagacccaaagCCTCTTCCTCACTCACCACGGTGGATTTTGGGACTTTCCCTGGCCGCTCTACCTCCTCGGATTCTCCCTTggatccatctctcctcctcttcctggacAGGCTTGACCGGCTTGAGCTGTGGGCCTCCATCCAAGGGCTGAAAGGGCAAAAGTCACGGTCACACACCAACCATCATCTTGCTTAGAGAGCAAAAGTAATCACTTGCCGTTTTGATACTCTCAAACAGAATGAGTTGTCTACGTGGAAGAACAACATCAACCAGTACCAGGATGTGCAAATAAGTCATCTTGACTCTACTGAAGGTCACATAGGCTTATTTCGTACAAATTATAAAATAGACTATTCTTTCTGCAGCGAGTCTTCATCGAATTACTTTGGTGAATTCCATTAAATTATTGGCCACAGGGCGGCGTTAATCCACGACCCGGGGGCAGGCAGGTCAGGTGGTGTGTTTCTGCGTTTGCCGCATCGAATGGTACCGTTACCTAATAACCTGTGCATGTTGTCGGTGAACACATTCACTTGGATTTAAAATCACCACACTTTCAAATCGACACTTGCCTCTGTTCAGGTTTAATGCTCGGATTTATGTTGAAATAAGAAATGACTTTTTTTAAAGGAAATAGCTTAGCCCCTCCTCATTCCGGAAATTCCTTCGCAATAACATTTGAGggttaaaaaaaaagtttgacCGTCGGCTTTAATAATCTTTAGTCAAAAAGTACTGCTGGATTAGGTAGCTGGTGTGCATGTATTAGGCTATAGTTTCACAATCAACAGTGTGGTTGCATACCTTTGCGGCTCAACCTTTACTGGATAGCTGGCACAGTGTTTCAGAGATTTACATTTGCATGTCATGTCTGAAATTAGTAGCTATTTGATCAAGGGCGATACTCTGGCAATTCCATGGTACCGGAAGTACGCTTTCACTCCGACGTTTCACTTTGagatgtatgccaaacaaaaaaacattgatttcaaagttgttgtttttttttaatcataAAACTATTAACAAGGACTACTTCGAACGATTTAAACATAATAGTTCACAAAAACAtatttactggaagaactgtgcagatgcaacaTTTGGTAAAACAATTAAGGTAAAATATCCCGCGGAAAAAATCTGGAACCACGTTTTCCAAATATCTGCTCCAAATGATGATTTAAAgttgtctgcagaaagaatggggtgtcagctatgacatgacaaATATTTTGTCAATTGAAATTGATTTACATCTGGTAACGGAATTCCATCATTTGTCCCTAATCTGTACTATACAAAAATGAGTTATTATGGATATGAATTTCACTATTCTACATAGCTACACAGAACATAAAAATATGCAATATCCTTATTTTGCATATTTgagtattattctacacacttgCTATCATTGTAATGAGTTCCGCCTCCAAACAAGATCACATTTGGTTGGTACcgaccagaccaaatctgaaacaatcatagatgtctatgtttcacaagtttggacatcacagcaTAGCTCAGTATACAGCTCAGTAGAGTAGGAGTACAGTAAATATGTTCAGCATAGTAGATATTGTATgttcagtacagtatactgtactctaccttttttttactgtactgtccaaacttgtgaaacagacATCTATGATTGGTTACGATTTGGCCCGGTCAGGGCGGACTGACCAAATTTCAGCTACTTTTCAACTTCCATGGAGGTTCGGTGTCGCTCGGTGCTCAGTGGGTGAGGATgctggttacagtaaatggaaagagggTAGGTGTCATGGTAAAtgtcagtaagagccgggagaggtgacattaactgaactggagagagagaggggaagaaggagagggaggggttgtccaGACTGTTCAGTTATGCTTTGACCACCAGACAACAGTCAGAAGAAGAAAAGAACAAAAACAGTtctgagctgaacataacagtatgccagtggaagggaggacagtaaagAAGGTGAACTATGGGAAATCATTGTTGCCAATTAAATTGCAGTAATTATGTTACTAATTAATAAACAAACTTGAAATCAGTAAAAACACAAACTAATTGGTAGAGctacctttacttgttactttATAAACTTTCATTTCAGAAATTATAAAATATCTTAaagatacagtatgtgggtttTTTTGGTAACAAAATTACAAGGAAAagtttcttaaacttacagaaaGCAAATCATTTCTCAAACAAAATGTGACAATATTAGTGGGCAGGGGTCTTTACTTCAACATGATTGTGTTATGATGCATTTCTAATACCGTGTAAGactttttctggtagatgttttctaagacccATTTTCAATCTGTTATACCAGAAATCAAAGCCATTGCTTATTGAAAAATGTATATAATATGCCTTAATTAAAGAGACTCatctttcatttgacacccaatttgacatGCTTTTATGAagttcacatgttggtgctcatggatCCTTTCAGATTGAAATCCCCACATGCAGTTTGCAAAAGTCATAGGCTATTTGTAATGTTAGCTGGTGCCAAGCTGCAATGGCTTAAACACAATGTTCCCATAACTCTTTACCCGTGTGTGTCTTCCACGGATTCAGTTACTTTGGAGTACTAGTATTATTCTATTCCAGTCTACAGACATTATCTTctagcaaagtgtgtgtgtgtgtcac belongs to Oncorhynchus gorbuscha isolate QuinsamMale2020 ecotype Even-year linkage group LG22, OgorEven_v1.0, whole genome shotgun sequence and includes:
- the LOC124010026 gene encoding choline-phosphate cytidylyltransferase A-like, yielding MEAHSSSRSSLSRKRRRDGSKGESEEVERPGKVPKSTVGLKDPASFADELESAEDTPYLRVSMEEAKRGTPFHRPVRVYADGIFDVFHSGHARALMQAKGLFPNTYLIVGVCSDDLTHKFKGFTVMNEDERYDAVSHCRYVDEVVRNAPWTLTPEFLAKHRIDFVAHDDIPYTSAGQDDVYKHIKEAGMFAPTQRTEGISTSDIITRIVRDYDVYVRRNLQRGYTAKELNVSFINEKKYHLQERVDKVKRKVRDVEEKSKEFVQKVENKSIDLIQRWEEKSREFIGNFLQMFGPEGALKHMLKEGRGRMLQAISPRQSPSSSPTRERSPSPVFRMPFLNKALASPHHSAARGYTVSEDDDESYEG